From the Hippocampus zosterae strain Florida chromosome 13, ASM2543408v3, whole genome shotgun sequence genome, the window TGGTGCGCTTCTTGGTGAAGCCCACGCAAAAGAGACGCAGGAGGTAGCCGTCCGTGGTCTTTACCTCCACGTGGGCCTCAATCATGGTCTGAGAAAACACCCTCatgtttaaccctcgtagtgcaccgcatGCGAtatacataaaatgatgtctttgaatcaaaggcattcagaaaaacacaagagagctgaaacttgcggcggggttctaaaatggcctaaatttcatgacgccaCCGTCTGATAATTCTTaggaatttcaaaaataaaaaaaaaacgttttgataacttaatcttcacaatttacatattttgcaccatagagacccattataattcatatttttgaatgcatcgtaaacctaatgtgtatacatgcatttcacgcgatttttacgtcaatcgctttgttttcgcttggacagacgcaagcatgccacattgttgggttgaggtaattccaattttgcaactttaggtggcgtcagaggatcgcaaatgagtttgcctttttgcagcagGCTTCAAACCGATCCATTCTTACATGAACaattccggtcgggattgttagtagggcttggttgggacctccagacacaatttttattttttgcttttgcaaaaaattAAGTATTGTTGGGTACCCAGCACCTGGGTGTACCAAAACCGCCATCGAAGGCCTCGCGGGGCATTTTTGCATGACCAAGTCCGGTCCTGATAgtcgggcttggttgggacctccagacaactccttttattttgcaaaaaaaaaaaaatgggggggggggggggggggtgcccggcgggcgagcgctgTGGGCTGGGGGCGGTGAGCAGGAAACCGGCCTCTTCCCCGCCCGTCACACCACGCCCCACGCCTCTCCCAGCGGCAGCTGTAGGTCGGGGCGGGGGAGTAGGAAACCGGCCAATGATTCTTTTTCTGAATTCCACTGATTGGTCCGTTTCGGCTTGGTTAGGTAGCGGTGATTCGTATCCGATCAACCGGCACAATCACTCGAGTGAGTTAGACGTGAGAAACGGACATGGCGAAAACGTGCAGCGGAATGGAGGTGCTTGATGCCATTTGGGAAACCGATAGCGATGGTTCGGATTCGGACGCTTCCGAAAAGGAATCGTCGGGGGAATTCTGACTCGGCAGAGGAGAGCAGCCCCGTGTTATAAATTCTACATGGTTGTTGtgacttttccttttcaaaCTTTGTTTATGGATAGCtctgatgccactgaacattttgagtggttgaaagtaaaaaaatattcataaatgaCTTGGTTATCACACCTCAATACATTTACTagaaattgtacatatccaTGAAAACGGCACTTCTATAAAAAATTTGTTTTcatccagaatttttttttgataattcTTTGACATTATCAAGGCTCTACTTGTGTGATATGACATCTTcgaattccgttttatttttatagatttCTTTGAAGTGTAGGTAGTACAATAAAGGTATTGCCTTTATTGTccataaagggcaaaaaaatcccaaagaactaataaaaactatatgtatggatagcacagatgcctctgaacattttgagtgtttgaaaaaaaaaataaaaataaaaatttttttataacacaaaatacatcataaaatttgtaaaatgcgtaacttaaggcctttttaaatatgaacacacaaGGGTTAAGGACTATGACACGGCTGCAATGATCGAGTATTTTGATTCTTGAATTGACTTTTCTATACATTACATCACAAACTATTGGACAAAACTATAAGCGTGAGTGTAGCTTTAAAAGATGGGTCATGGCCTGCTGAGTGATGCGGGAGTCAGCGAAAGAGGGGCAGAGTTGGCTGTTAACGGGACAACAATCGGCTCGTCTGCAAGTTGGGTGCCTGGTGATGTCTGACgtgctgtttgtttgtatctCAGTTGAAACCTGCTACTGACAGCAAGTTCAGTGGCCATGACCCACTGAGAACCCTTGCGCTCGAGAAGCTTCAAAGACAAGGTCCTCGAAGGAAAGTGACCACCGAACATAGTGTCATGGGCATCATCTGGTTGTAAGAGACTCAAAGAGTCACAGAAATATAAAAGTGGACATCTgtgaagcgtttttttttacatgtcgaGATTTTTGCCCGTCAACAACTTTTTgaacaactacaaaaaaagttaCCTGCCACTTCTTGACCATAGAGCACATCTTGTCACGGGTCAGGTCCATGCCATGGAAGTTGGTGAGGCAGTTCTTGCCCTGCACGTCCTCCGTGATCAGCTTGAACTTGCGGAAGGCCACCTCGTCGTTTTGCAGGTCGGCAAGGCTCACCTCGAACACACGACCCTTCAGACCGTCTGAGGCGATTCCTGGTAGAGTGTAAAGACACGGCAGAATACAAAAGGTTTGAGGCCATCTGGATGACGAGTAAATAAAAAAGGCAGCAATATGACATTAATCACACAGTCATTTGGGACCCAAACaagttgtcataatttgccTCTCAAAGCAAATaacgatatattttgttatttaaaacCAGAGTTGGAACTGCGTTCACGAAGCCTCTTAGCCAATGTAGCTAaacagggaagaaaaaaaatatatctccaAGCCACACTAAAGTGTAGCCACGACATTACATTTTGCCGCTGTATCCTAAATAAGACAAAACATAAGTTAGACATTTTTTTCGGGTAGTAGACATAGCTTGATTCCTAGCTGCACAGTGTGTCGAAACGGGCCACGGTATCAGTAACAAAGCTGCTCCTTGGTTGCGTAACATTTCTGTCATCTTCCAGCACAAGCCATGGTCTGTAGAGAACTTTTACAGTGTGAGAAGGATCTCATTTTTTCAATGGTATCAGCCGGGAAAGAGATACAATGTCATTGCCAGGGGATCAATTGGAATGCGATGAAGGGCAGCATGACTCAATACTATAAGAAGGAAACCGGTCAAGGGGGCTCAAGAGGCAGACAACTATTTCAATCGATGCAGGAATTTCTGGCACGTACATCTGATAATCTCCcaaacgcatgtaaaaaaatgttttgattgattAAACCAAGGTGGCACTTTAGACATTTATCCCCCCAGTCTATGTAATATTCAGCAATagaagagcaaaacaaaaaaacaaaaacaggcttACTGGTTCCCTGAGTCCTGGTGACCAAGGTCTTGCCAATATTGCGAATGATGAACATGGCTGGCGCCTTGACATCGTACCAGTCCTTCTTGGAGAAAGGGTCCACACTGAAAAAAttgacagtttgtttttattcagaaaaGTTTTTGCAGTTGCAACTTTTATCTTATTTTGGGTCACTTCCAGCTCTAAAAGCTGATATCATCACAACTGCTATGGGGTCAACGTTGcacttgtgttatttttccaaACTGCAATTGCTTTGTATTTGAAACAGTTGGAAGTCACGTTGTAAAGCTTCACTTTCTATCCCCTTGCCTATGTATCGAAAAGATTGTGGTTTTCCAAAACATACTGCATCATTTGTAACCAAGTACAGATGATGTTGCTATAggccagtggtccccaaactttttcctgtgagggccacataacttttcccttctctgatggggggccggtgtcagtttgtaacatcaacgatcgtaggctAGCTTAAaattttattgtttcccagaaagccacacataaccaaataaccctttccaggttctttacagaaaaaaagccaggaaacaaataaccctattaatgaaacaaataactaaagagttcttcacagaaaaaacaggaaataaataataactaaacaactctctctctttatagcaccttgaaatccacaaaaaaagaattctgcCATCTGGAGACCCCTGCTATAGGACTTCATGTTATATATTATTGTCACTTCAGAGATGTTTTGTTAAAACGAGgcaggcttttgtttttttaaataagcaacGCAGTAACATGTTTTTAGGAAAAAAGTGACAAGTCACAAGAGCTGGGCATACACCCCTATGTGGATTCCCCAAACGATACAATCAATACCTCGATCGAGCTAGTTAGCGTGCTTCTTTGTCAACAAAAATGATTAGACAACACTTCCATCTCCTTCCCCCATCCTTCTCCGTTTCATTCTTCAATTATTCAATTACTACCTTCCATGTTTCAAGTTCAGAACACCCAGACAACTAATGCAGGCATTTCATATTTACCTCCTTGCACATTGCATTGCCTTTACACACCATTCCATTAGTCAAAACATTGATGTTCCTgaattaatatatatacataattgCCAAAGACGTGTGTTCACTTATTTCCTACATTACACCGGTGCATTCCGACTGCAAGTCTCACATATCAATTAATTCCACAGCATAGTAATTCAACAGTAGTCGTTTAAGACTCACAAATGTGCAGATTATGTATTACACGTTCAACTCGTAGGTAAATGGGACGCCGACTAACTCCGTGCTAACATGAGTTAGCTTCAGGAAACGAGATAAACTTGTCAAACCCAGCAAAACGATTAACCCAACTTCTCGTTATCACTACGCGGCCAATAAATAATTTAGTTACCAAATTAACCAATATTTAAACCAAATGCATCCACGGGCACGACAAAAGAAAACCTCAAGCCGAAGCTCGAACGGCACAGGGCCGCAACGACCACAGTAGCCGAAGCCTTACTTATCCGCCAAATATCGTGCTCATCCGGTATTGTTTTAGTGAGTTTTCGGTCGCGAACTGAAGTGAACGGTTTCTTTAATGCACTACTATCTGTATTTCGTACTTACATCTTCTTTTTGGCACCCTTTTTGCCGCCTTTGGTCAGCCTCTTATTCTTGCCGACTGCCATGTTGGCTACAGGGAGTGAAAGAGGAGGAAAGGAGAAAATCGCGCGAGAGTTAGAGAAAACGAGATCGAGTTACGCGTTTGTGACGTCATCTCGCGACGCCTACTCGAGCGCACAGGCTGTACCGGCGACGTGCCTACGCGACCGCCACATTGTTGGGGGCAAGTTTTTCATCACAAACCAATCTACATGCATTCTATTGTAAAACAATTCTCGATTCAGGATTCTaggcgacccttgtaaggataaactGATTTGAAAATGGGTGGGTTTAAGCTTAGGGGTAGGGTTTACAAGGTTTAAAACTAGGGTTAAGGGTTTGCATATCGGGTTCAATACTAGGTATagggcagtggtcctcaactagaaatgctgtcggtccacttttttttttttaataagaccaaggtccggtcccatgcgcggcggtcatggggagcagggctatatgcccatttagtatggccaagcttatacaaatcaacactcctcacaaccaaccaataatggggtgcatgaaaataacacattttcactttgccagtacacagcaaataatgagaggtattgtgttgaggcacaggaacttgattgtttgtttattgaacataaaacatatacagtaataatttgacagaaaataaggtagataaaaaagtaaaaagaaagaaatcagtcttcaacacagttattatgttcaacttttattttgtaacttttattttgttaagttgtgcctgcttaataatagaaatagcccttttagggaaataagacatttttactttaactttgttaaacagtagtcgtctttttttcccttaatttaacaaaaacaaaacaaaatactaattttaccaaaataaatactaaacgtgaaaacaaaaatatctttttcatttgtacaattccccttttcacatcccctctgaaatcactttaaaaatatatcagaagaggagttaagaaccattttaaatactgacacaagggagcacaggaatgtgcttccactataggtgaatgcaatgtctgaggcatgcaaatattatttgacgccattgtgatgcccatttaccatgttgcggtgttctgctattaaacagctgcaaagatccccgggtagacgggagcataactgcacacaatcgaaacctcacgcgattcgtcttgtgttgaagtcaagatggcgcccgagtaggcagccgtcagcaagtgctctcttgagccttgctttttttgttgttcttgtgtttcttttgtcactttgtgtttgttgttacgtcgtgtggacttgatgtggaccttttttcagcattttttggccacgacattcatcaaggaggagacttgtgcttggtggttgcgccttctcggcagcatggctataccagcactgtttttgactggaggaatgtcggcgccatttgactgtcgttgctggacagtcccggggcgcttgtgtcttgcgcctgtaatgggcagcatttttcacagccccgctttgttcagcaaggagagatcggtgctgttgaacggtctgcggctggatggatggaggtcttgaggagccgacgatgagaagaaaggagcgttggcgcggagtgctgatgcggatttggagctgggagtcgcggcttggagtttgaagcggattacgtgggacaggagaagtgaactaatctcttttcgtcaatggatgctacagctttgtgtttgctttcaaaacttagcttgtagcagacgtgtgcacattttcagcatgacgtctctgatccactggagaaaggacactttgatcctctcctctttcatctataactgcttcatataacaaagtgtatgcagaaaagtggtgaagattgcacgactgtctctgtcctatgtgttgtgttgttatttttgacttcaaaatggcgccgcgagagtggctgcctttccagcagctcctattttttttgttgttctacttcttcctttcataactttgctgctgtgaatctgggatttctccattgtgagactaataaaggttttcttcttcttcttcttaattgtctgtgtgcggctctcctaggctgaagctgtgagcacactgtggcgtcgcgcatgcatctgtttcctgacacaatcatccattttgaatgcgtgcgtattgggatagacgcgtgctgacgcgtatgtatgggcacaccttaagttcagaggagccaatcagcgcatcgtatacgcTGACgcgtatgtatgggcacaccttcagttcagaggagccaatcagcgcatcgtatacgcTGAAGcatatgtatgggcacaccttcagttcagaggagccaatcatcgCAtagttatcgccgacatgctctgctcagccagggtctccagtgagtcaaacattatacacacaaagtcgcgctgccgcggtcctctgcattacgtcTGTTAGTGcatgcaaagaatacaacggataattttaacaagcgatcgcggtaatgtgcagattatagtccacaaatataaaatgtataacgtaaaaatcactttataaactattatttcatacaatttgccgagggtccggacagaggaggtcggcggtccggacagaggaggtcggcggtccggtcgtggatcgcggtccgccagttgaggaaggggtATAGggttttaaaaaaggggggttAAAATAGGGCTAGAGTTGGGAACATGagttagggttttaaagtaTAGGGTttaaaactagggttagggtttcaatgtCGGGTTTAGAACTAGGGTTTATGTTTCAAAGTAGACTTACTCAACTGCAACTGTATACAACACAGGTAGGTATCCTTGTTATTCTGGTTTTCATGCCTTCTCCATACATGGAATGCGCTGACACTTTGCCCCCGATAGCTTAACGTCTCTGGAGGCACGCAGCGGGTGTGTCAGATTTGCTGTATCAATTGTTTATATCTTTGCTTTCACAGGTACTGGTCTGTGGGATCCACGTGGCAATTAGTAGCGCATGTTTGAAATTGGTATTGAGattctcgatttttttttaacagagcaacagatttgaaatgtttttaagttGAAATCGATTTATATTGGAATAATATTGTATCACGTCTGTTCCCATTTAAACTTCTTttcaaaaagttttgttttagtCTGTTCAAAATGTTTATCCCGTTTGTCCCATGGCCTAAAAAATGCTATGAGTTTTGGTCCTCTGTACGATTGAGTTTGATACCCTTGGTAAGTCGTGTCAGCACAAAGGTTAACAATGCAGAAACAAGACAATACATGTGGATTTATTTGCTCTCCAGTTGGTCTGGTGATGCCAGGTGATGAGTCAACGGTCCACTATGTGACCACAGATGAATTACTGCTGTAAACACAGTGTTTTGTATGTTGATAGGAGGTCAACACTGAAACTTCAGCACAAGCTTCAAACTCCAATTCTTACTTGCTTCAAATCACTTGACTTACGTCAGAAGCAGCAACTGATTAATTGTTTTGAATCAATCACCTGACTGTTTCACGATCAGGTCAGATGATTGATAAATTAGGTGATTCCTTTCCGCAGCCATCACGGATGCTACTGGTGCAGCGGTACATGACTGATCCACCGCTGGATGGGAAGAGAAGAATCCCTTACTGGCTGAACCATTAAAATGTTTACCCTCACCTGTTccaatgagcaaaatatatttttatgcaCCCCATAACATAATGAAATGCACTTCAGTAAAAATCTGTGTGTTGCCCATGCGACCTATCACCTTCAGCCATAGTTACAAAAGCACCCCCACacgatgacaccccccccccaccccgtccccCAACACCGGCATTCTCTCACTAACAACACAATAAATACACGCACCAACAATGACGTTTTTGAACATACGGTTTACTTTTTCGCCAGGAGAGGTCACTGTAACTGACGattgatgaaaatatttttagaacTGGCCCATGTCCTTCAATCATTCACAGAGGAATGTTTATCCATCACTCGTATTTTTCCCTGTTAGTTTATGAGAGCCTGCTTTATCAGAGCCTTTTATGTAAAATACAGTGATGGTGGGATACTGCCGCTGCAGTGACTTGTTGGagaattgctttcaacacaaaaggGTTAGAAAAGTGAGGTGTCAGAACTTACACTCAAGCCAGTTCTGTGCTgccttacattacattacagctCCTACTCTATTTTTGAAACACTACTTGAGCCATATTATAATGCTATACATTGCTCACTTTCACTATAGtatgtgtttaaatgtgtttgtattgttttaaagtGTGTTTAGTGAAGACTTTTTTGCAGTGCCATACATGTTATAAAACACGCCGAGAATGGAGTAAAATACGACATTTCTACATTGCGGATTTCACTTTCTACAGTGATGGTCTGGAACACAATGCCCGCGATTGACGAGGGGTTAGTGTTGTCGTAAATGCTGGATTGCCAAGTCACGATATCATTTCGATACACATATCATTTTTCCTCCTATGGGAAGTGGCACAAAGTACAAATTCGAACATGTAAATGGTGACAAAAGGACGACGTTAAAGAGTGTCGACCGCGTACATTCACCTGAGCCGCGCGTACCTGCCTCGCCCGCCACCTCTGGAGCGGAATCAGCCCTCTCCAACTCACTACTCGTCGCCGCGCATGCGCAAACGTCCTCACTCGAGGGCTTCCACTGTCATGGCGGTGACGGTCTGAAAGCTACCGGGGAGCGAAATCAGGAAGCGAAAGGTAGGCGCTGCGAGCAGCTGGGCGAACGCTTCACTCTCTTAGGCCGTCTTGAGTGCACTTTCTGGGCTCGTCGAGGCCACCGGACACCACCTCCCCCACTGCTCCTTCTCCGACCCCTCCGCCTGAGGCGGTGGCAGTCAACGTTTGTCCGAGCTTCGAGAGTTTGGCGCCGCTACCTGTCAAGTGCGCGGACTCCATGACAATAGCAACTTCCGCCGGTTGTAAAGTGGCTCTTCTTTGGTCGCTTTTCGAGGACGCGAACGTCGGCGAAGGGCTCGCCGTGGTTCTACCTGCTACCCGCGACCCTTTCACCTCACCTCGCCCTGTTTTTTCTTTGGACGGCATTAATCCGCCTGCGGACTATCAAGTTACGGACTAAAAGAAGAGGAATAGTTCGCGTAGGCATTTCACACCGCGGAGCGACAGTCTTTGTActttatttgactttatttatCGTGAATGGCAAGGCACTCTTGCTTATGTGCCTATCGACTGCCACCAACTAACCAGGGGAGGTACAGAAATTCCGCTCACTTTCCTCATTATCACCGCCGCCATTGGAGGTGAACAGGTGGCTTTACCTGTGGACGACACCTGCCCTGCGGGTCCCACCTTGAGCAATGGCGAGCGAGGAAACCGCGCCGGGCACCTTGCCGCTCAACCCCGCTGTGCCCATACGAGGCATCCGGATGAAATTCGCCGTGCTGGACGGCCTCAGGGAAGTTGGGGAAGTTTCCAACCGAGACGTCGTGGAGACTGTGTTCAACCTGGTAAGCTGATTATCCGGGCTCAGAATAGGCCCCAGGTAGCACCTTCATGCTGGGATAATTGTGACATGTTAGGGAAAAGAGCGATGTAGtctcacaaaaaacacaaattatgtC encodes:
- the rps3a gene encoding 40S ribosomal protein S3a, with product MAVGKNKRLTKGGKKGAKKKIVDPFSKKDWYDVKAPAMFIIRNIGKTLVTRTQGTRIASDGLKGRVFEVSLADLQNDEVAFRKFKLITEDVQGKNCLTNFHGMDLTRDKMCSMVKKWQTMIEAHVEVKTTDGYLLRLFCVGFTKKRTNQIRKTSYAQHQQVRQIRKKMVEIMTREVQTNDLKEVVNKLIPDSVGKDIEKACQSIYPLHDVYVRKVKMLKKPKFELGKLMELHGEGSSSSAAKGSGDDTGAKVERADGYEPPIQETV